One window of Quercus robur chromosome 12, dhQueRobu3.1, whole genome shotgun sequence genomic DNA carries:
- the LOC126709925 gene encoding glycine-rich cell wall structural protein 1.8-like: protein MTTYKVLSVFFFLLLVVGICSATRVLIGNVAGGYGGAVGEHGVVGYGSGGGGGEGGGVSYGGAGGHGGGYGGGGGGGHGAGYGGGGAGYGSGGGEGGGAGGEHGAGYGGGGGGGKGGGGGGAGGEHGSGYGGGEGGGSGYGAGCEHGIGYGGGGGKGGGGGVGYGAGGEDGAGYGGGEGGGHGGGYGGGGEHDAGYGGGGGGGSGGGGGVGYGAGGAHGGGYGSGGGAGGGFGGGSGYGGGGGGGGGSGGGSGYGVGGEHGAGYGVGGGSNEGGGHGGYIP, encoded by the coding sequence ATGACAACATACAAAGTTCTTAGTGTGTTTTTCTTTCTGTTATTGGTTGTAGGTATTTGTTCTGCAACTAGAGTCCTCATTGGAAATGTTGCTGGAGGTTATGGTGGAGCTGTAGGTGAACATGGTGTTGTTGGCTATggaagtggtggtggtggtggagaagGTGGTGGAGTGAGCTATGGAGGTGCTGGGGGACATGGTGGAGGAtacggtggtggtggtggtggtggacaTGGGGCAGGATATGGTGGTGGAGGAGCTGGATATGGAAGTGGTGGTGGTGAAGGAGGTGGTGCTGGTGGAGAACATGGGGCAGgatatggtggtggtggtggaggaggtaAAGGCGGTGGTGGCGGCGGTGCAGGAGGAGAGCATGGTTCTGGTTATGGAGGTGGTGAAGGAGGAGGTAGCGGATATGGAGCAGGTTGTGAACATGGAATAGgatatggtggtggtggaggaaaaggtggtggtggaggtgtcGGATATGGTGCAGGTGGAGAGGATGGTGCTGGTTATGGAGGTGGTGAAGGAGGAGGTCATGGCGGCGGCTATGGCGGAGGAGGAGAGCATGACGCTGGCTATGGAGGAGGAGGTGGCGGTGGgagtggtggtggcggtggtgtAGGCTATGGTGCTGGTGGAGCACATGGTGGTGGATATGGCAGTGGTGGAGGAGCTGGTGGAGGTTTTGGTGGAGGCAGCggctatggtggtggtggtggtggtggtggtggttctGGTGGTGGAAGCGGCTATGGTGTTGGAGGTGAACATGGGGCAGGATATGGAGTAGGTGGTGGGAGTAATGAAGGTGGTGGCCATGGTGGCTATATCCCTTGA
- the LOC126709466 gene encoding glycine-rich cell wall structural protein 1.8-like — translation MATCKVVSVFLFLLLALGICSATRALLENVSGGYGEVVGEHGVVGYGSGGGGGGSGVGYGAVGGHGRGYGGGGASYGAGGAGHGSGGGEGGGAGYEAGGEHGAGYGGGYGARGEHGASYGGGVRGGSSGRGGAGYDASGAHVAGSGNHGGGDRGLDKGAHCNTDKGCIGPVNGDRYGTKVEHGCGDGGCHGSNNSGSYGSEGEHGARYGGGGGSGEGGYIP, via the coding sequence ATGGCTACATGCAAAGTTGTTAGTGTTTTCCTCTTTCTGTTACTGGCTTTAGGCATTTGTTCTGCAACTAGAGCCTTACTTGAAAATGTTTCTGGAGGTTATGGTGAAGTTGTAGGGGAGCATGGCGTTGTTGGCTATggaagtggtggtggtggtggtggtagtggagTGGGCTATGGAGCTGTTGGGGGACATGGCAGAGgatatggtggtggtggagctAGTTATGGTGCAGGAGGGGCTGGACATGGAAGTGGTGGTGGTGAAGGAGGAGGTGCTGGATATGAAGCTGGTGGTGAACATGGAGCAGGATATGGTGGTGGTTATGGTGCCAGAGGAGAGCATGGGGCTAGCTATGGAGGGGGAGTTCGTGGCGGGAGTAGTGGCCGCGGTGGTGCAGGCTATGATGCTAGTGGAGCACATGTTGCTGGTTCTGGCAATCATGGAGGAGGCGATAGAGGTTTAGATAAAGGCGCTCACTGCAATACTGATAAAGGTTGTATTGGTCCTGTAAATGGTGACAGATATGGTACTAAAGTTGAACATGGCTGCGGTGACGGTGGTTGTCATGGTAGTAATAATAGTGGCAGCTATGGTTCCGAAGGGGAACATGGAGCAAGATATGGAGGAGGTGGTGGGAGTGGCGAAGGTGGCTATATCCCTTGA